Proteins found in one Fulvitalea axinellae genomic segment:
- a CDS encoding DUF2589 domain-containing protein, with protein sequence MSLSVIGSNATTNLKNLFKAPMEAVIEADIQLCQSISQFILEFGFNDVQKDGELGDLKVVSFDYPDDDGHIATVTIPVLSLIQLPLLQIKDADFDMNVKLFTFYDDNNTPANNDEFSFLNPDKKPSLPICKVQGALAPEGNGLQESMKSNMKVTLKMVQSDMPGGLINILSMLNNMPQLKKRDNRPNND encoded by the coding sequence ATGTCTCTAAGTGTAATAGGGTCCAACGCTACCACAAACCTCAAAAATCTGTTTAAAGCTCCGATGGAGGCTGTGATTGAGGCGGATATACAACTATGCCAAAGTATTAGCCAGTTTATTCTTGAATTTGGATTCAACGATGTTCAAAAAGACGGTGAACTGGGAGATCTAAAGGTTGTGTCATTCGATTATCCGGATGATGACGGCCATATCGCAACGGTTACCATTCCTGTGCTCTCCCTGATACAGTTGCCCTTACTACAGATCAAGGATGCCGATTTTGACATGAATGTGAAGCTCTTTACGTTTTACGATGATAATAATACACCGGCAAATAATGACGAATTCTCGTTTCTCAATCCTGATAAAAAGCCCTCACTGCCTATTTGTAAAGTCCAAGGCGCTTTAGCACCAGAAGGCAACGGACTTCAAGAGTCAATGAAATCCAATATGAAAGTCACCCTCAAGATGGTTCAATCTGATATGCCCGGAGGGCTTATAAACATTTTGTCGATGCTTAATAACATGCCTCAATTAAAGAAAAGGGATAACAGGCCCAATAATGACTAA
- a CDS encoding DUF2589 domain-containing protein: protein MAIDTTPSTVATNALQAIPFSSLIGGPLDAAIQAQAQAAKTSWEFIQQVGLNQDPATKEKSAVNVSFYYNKGGKVSKLIVPLLTIVPIPYIAIDEVSIDFKANISAASSSVSSTSSSEDISAGGSAKAKIGWGPFSVTAKFNANYSSKKDSKASEKSKYSVEYTMDVHVHAGQSDMPAGLATVLNILQSSITDADPKGSFLFNPTNPVIDVDALTKGSSDTDPRAFEIDISVQVKDSEGLVVPGKEVKFTPPATPLSGLTWDKADFTSAPTNKDGLATVKLSGKATPSGGSNPTLGNEMFSVSYDGLPDDDAGQLAVIFE from the coding sequence ATGGCTATTGACACAACGCCTTCGACAGTGGCGACCAACGCCCTACAGGCGATCCCATTCTCAAGCCTGATTGGGGGACCGCTTGACGCGGCCATCCAAGCTCAAGCGCAGGCTGCGAAGACTAGTTGGGAGTTCATCCAGCAAGTAGGTCTTAATCAGGACCCCGCAACCAAGGAGAAATCGGCGGTTAACGTTTCTTTCTATTACAACAAAGGAGGAAAAGTTTCTAAGCTTATCGTCCCCTTGTTGACGATCGTTCCGATTCCATACATCGCTATTGATGAAGTTTCTATCGACTTCAAAGCGAATATATCCGCGGCGTCTTCCAGTGTATCGAGCACCTCTTCTTCGGAAGATATTTCCGCAGGAGGGAGCGCAAAGGCCAAAATCGGATGGGGACCATTTAGTGTTACTGCGAAGTTCAATGCAAACTACTCCAGTAAGAAGGACTCTAAAGCATCTGAAAAGTCCAAGTATTCAGTTGAATACACTATGGATGTGCATGTTCACGCTGGTCAATCGGATATGCCCGCTGGCTTGGCTACGGTATTGAATATCCTACAATCGAGTATTACCGATGCCGATCCGAAGGGTAGCTTTCTGTTTAATCCTACAAATCCGGTAATCGATGTGGACGCTTTGACTAAGGGGTCCAGCGATACAGACCCACGAGCTTTTGAGATTGACATTAGTGTTCAGGTCAAAGACTCCGAAGGCTTGGTTGTACCCGGTAAAGAAGTGAAATTTACACCGCCAGCAACCCCTCTGAGTGGTTTGACATGGGATAAAGCAGATTTTACTTCGGCACCGACGAACAAGGATGGACTTGCCACAGTAAAACTTTCCGGTAAGGCAACACCTTCGGGTGGCTCTAACCCTACTCTCGGAAATGAAATGTTCTCGGTTTCTTACGATGGTCTTCCAGACGATGATGCAGGGCAATTAGCCGTCATCTTCGAATAA
- a CDS encoding response regulator transcription factor: MNNKAISLAIVDDDALIVSLLKEFLDAKEGISVAFTAESGVRLLERLKENAPHPDVIILDLKMKGENGADTCAFIKEAYPHIRTIVMSSHYQDAFTGFMVKSGALAFIPKGISPTKLLEVIVSVHEKGFYFLPEQMDIVRKQLSSKTPKPVFSASEKLSDRESEILTLICKQKTSKEIGEALFISPRTVEGHKKTLLRKTGSKNVVGLVLYAFRHKLVDDHDLSSPI; encoded by the coding sequence ATGAACAATAAAGCCATAAGTCTAGCTATCGTCGACGACGACGCGCTGATCGTCTCGTTGCTTAAGGAATTTCTGGATGCGAAAGAAGGGATCTCTGTGGCTTTCACCGCGGAAAGTGGAGTCCGGCTTCTGGAGAGGCTGAAAGAAAACGCACCTCACCCAGACGTCATAATACTTGACCTGAAGATGAAAGGCGAAAACGGCGCCGATACCTGCGCGTTCATCAAAGAGGCTTACCCCCATATTCGGACTATAGTCATGTCTTCCCATTATCAGGACGCTTTTACGGGTTTTATGGTCAAAAGCGGAGCCCTGGCGTTTATACCGAAGGGAATATCTCCGACCAAATTACTCGAAGTGATCGTAAGTGTCCACGAAAAGGGATTTTATTTCCTGCCCGAACAAATGGATATCGTTAGAAAACAGCTGTCCTCAAAAACCCCTAAACCGGTATTCTCGGCCTCCGAAAAACTTTCCGATAGGGAAAGTGAAATACTTACGCTCATTTGTAAGCAAAAGACATCCAAAGAAATAGGGGAAGCTCTTTTTATCTCTCCCCGTACCGTCGAAGGCCATAAAAAGACACTATTGAGAAAGACTGGTTCCAAAAATGTAGTGGGGCTTGTACTGTATGCGTTCCGCCACAAGCTTGTCGATGATCATGATTTATCTAGCCCTATTTAA
- a CDS encoding sensor histidine kinase, whose protein sequence is MTKIHFRKLAENRITIAENKARQQKNLLEAVVRTQEDERERIAAELHDNLIGKLTAIKLYAELRPENPVPENLIDQSIDIARGISHDLCPPMLEYTSIEELVERQISPWKARMSVLLRSDIRTEGDRISNDFKVQIIRIIQELATNAGKHADASEIDVRLRHTGSGTVLIFKDNGKGYDMLAEKKGIGLRNIETRVQCLEGKYKIKSKKGVGTANIFLFRKNRMIDEQ, encoded by the coding sequence ATGACTAAAATTCATTTTAGGAAACTGGCCGAAAACAGGATAACCATAGCGGAAAACAAAGCCAGGCAACAGAAAAACTTGTTGGAGGCCGTGGTCCGGACCCAAGAGGATGAGAGAGAACGGATTGCCGCCGAACTTCATGATAACCTGATAGGCAAACTCACGGCCATAAAGCTGTATGCCGAATTACGGCCGGAAAATCCCGTTCCGGAAAACCTTATCGACCAAAGCATCGATATCGCGCGCGGCATATCTCATGACCTTTGTCCGCCTATGTTGGAATATACTTCAATTGAAGAGTTGGTCGAAAGACAGATAAGTCCCTGGAAAGCCAGGATGTCAGTGCTGTTGCGTTCGGATATCCGAACGGAAGGCGACCGTATCAGTAACGATTTTAAAGTACAGATAATCAGGATCATTCAGGAATTGGCGACAAATGCTGGGAAGCACGCCGACGCCTCGGAAATTGATGTTCGGTTAAGGCATACCGGATCCGGTACGGTCCTTATATTCAAAGATAACGGTAAAGGATATGATATGTTGGCTGAAAAAAAAGGGATAGGCCTTCGGAATATTGAGACAAGGGTACAGTGTCTCGAAGGGAAATATAAGATAAAGTCCAAGAAAGGGGTGGGAACCGCCAATATTTTCCTCTTCCGAAAAAATAGAATGATCGATGAACAATAA